A stretch of the Pseudomonadota bacterium genome encodes the following:
- a CDS encoding aminotransferase class I/II-fold pyridoxal phosphate-dependent enzyme, with protein MNLAAQAPVQSLAQELNQALEDAAPEVLGMLSPLGRRLYYPRGILSQTAEAKTKAHRYNATIGIATEGGGPMYLASLHRWLHELAPSQAYSYAPPGGQPELRALWRDKLLADSPSLRGKVFGQPLVTSAITHGLSLVGDLFVEAGDRIVIPDKLWGNYRLTYEVRLGAELWTFPTFQARGLNTQGLEECLGQAARGRDKVLALLNFPNNPTGYMPTPEEGDRIARAMIEQARQGTKVVVVCDDAYHGLFYHLGGRSLTESLFGRLTNAHPNLLAIKLDGATKELFAWGLRCGFLTFGPGRCERADAVVAALDAKVRGATRAVISNSPQLSQSLVHKALMAPEIRSQRQEKQRVLLARATKVHEIVHDRRFRDSWEAYPFNSGYFMCLRIKGVDAHKLRLHLLDTEGIGLISASASDLRVAFSCLELDQIAPLFETLHRTIGRMQAAAPPGQA; from the coding sequence ATGAACCTAGCAGCGCAGGCGCCTGTCCAGTCCCTCGCGCAAGAGCTCAATCAGGCGCTCGAGGACGCCGCGCCCGAAGTGCTCGGCATGCTGTCGCCCTTGGGACGCAGGCTGTACTACCCAAGAGGTATTCTGAGCCAGACAGCCGAAGCCAAGACCAAGGCACATCGGTACAACGCAACCATAGGGATCGCCACCGAGGGCGGCGGCCCCATGTACCTGGCATCGCTGCACCGCTGGCTGCACGAGCTCGCCCCCTCGCAGGCGTATTCCTACGCTCCGCCGGGCGGGCAGCCGGAGCTGCGGGCACTGTGGCGCGACAAGCTTCTCGCCGACAGTCCATCGTTGCGGGGCAAGGTGTTCGGTCAGCCGCTGGTGACCAGCGCCATCACCCACGGCCTGTCGCTGGTTGGGGACCTGTTCGTGGAAGCGGGCGACCGCATCGTGATCCCGGACAAGCTGTGGGGCAACTACCGCTTGACCTACGAGGTTCGCTTGGGGGCCGAGCTTTGGACTTTTCCCACGTTTCAGGCGCGGGGCCTCAATACGCAGGGCCTCGAGGAATGCCTCGGCCAAGCCGCCCGCGGACGGGACAAGGTCCTGGCCCTGCTCAACTTCCCCAACAATCCTACCGGCTACATGCCCACGCCCGAAGAAGGCGACCGCATCGCGCGGGCTATGATCGAACAGGCCCGGCAGGGGACCAAGGTGGTCGTCGTTTGCGACGACGCCTACCACGGGCTCTTCTATCATTTGGGGGGCCGGTCGCTGACCGAATCGCTGTTCGGGCGCCTCACCAACGCACACCCCAACCTGCTTGCGATCAAGCTGGACGGCGCGACCAAGGAGCTTTTCGCCTGGGGCTTGCGCTGCGGGTTCTTGACCTTCGGGCCTGGCCGTTGCGAGCGGGCCGACGCCGTTGTGGCTGCGCTGGACGCCAAGGTGCGGGGCGCCACCAGGGCCGTGATATCCAACAGCCCGCAGCTGTCGCAAAGCCTGGTGCACAAGGCGCTGATGGCTCCCGAGATCAGGTCCCAAAGGCAGGAGAAACAACGCGTGCTGTTGGCACGAGCCACCAAGGTGCACGAAATCGTTCACGACCGGCGCTTCCGCGATAGCTGGGAGGCGTATCCCTTCAACAGCGGATACTTCATGTGCCTTCGCATCAAGGGAGTCGACGCGCACAAGCTGCGTTTACACCTGCTGGACACAGAAGGAATTGGCCTGATATCGGCTTCGGCGAGCGACCTGCGGGTCGCCTTTTCCTGCCTGGAGCTAGACCAGATCGCGCCCCTTTTCGAGACCCTGCATCGAACGATCGGCCGAATGCAGGCCGCGGCTCCCCCCGGGCAGGCCTGA